AAAAAAGTCAAGCGTTTCGCGATTACCGGCATCTCCTATTGCGTGAATCCCGACCTGAAAGCCGCCCTGTATCATCTCGGCTACCAGTTTCTGATCAAAGCCGTAGGTCTCGCCACTCACCCCCCTGTGGCCAGGTGTATCGGAATAATCTTCGAGCAAGCGCGCACCCCTCGAACCGAGAGCACCGTCGTAGTAGGCCTTAACTGCGCGGACAATTAGCATTTTATCTTGGGGAACGAAAGGACGGCGCTTGAGCCAGGTTTTTAGCAAATCTTCTTCTCGTGCATTCAGCATTGCATAGACTCGAATGGGCAATTCATTGTGTAAATAAAGATCTTCGAGGATTTGCATTTGCTCTTGCCGAACACCGGCTTCATGGACAGCAACATATCCTGACTTCGCCATTTCATTTAAACCAGTCCTCAAACGGGTTTTGATCTGCTCGAGGCCCGGTGCAGGAATTGCATCTGTAAGCAAGTTTGTGGCACGATTAAGAAGAATTCCAGCAGGATTGCCACCCGGGTCTTTGAGGATTTCGCCTCCCTGGGGTGACTCCGTTTCTGACGTGATCCCTGCGTTCTCAAAAGCCAGGCGATTTCCCCAGACAGCAAAGCTATGCAGACTCTGCATCAAAACCGGGTGATCCGGGACACGTTCTGATAGCAGTTTCAGGTCCGGATAGTTTCCAGCCCAGGCACCTTCATCCCAGCCATATCCGATAATCCATTCACCTTTGGGAACATGGGTCAAGTGTGCCGCGATGAGTTTTACAGCTTGCTCTTCGGTCTTTGCTGAAGTCAAATCCACTCGTTCGAGATTTGCACCAATGCCCTCGACGTGAGTATGTGAGTCAACCAAGCCGGGAAGGATGGTTGCTCCTTTGACATCGATAATGCGCGTGTTTGCTCCCCGGAATGTTTCTGCGTCCTGATTGCTACCCACGAAAACAATCTTGCCATTACTCGTTGCGA
The sequence above is drawn from the candidate division KSB1 bacterium genome and encodes:
- a CDS encoding amidohydrolase produces the protein MKKGLKFVFIIWFAFLGSSLTSCTGSNEADLILTNGRVYTYTWADPAPDGTPDSDAPYKDGLWHPDAQAVATSNGKIVFVGSNQDAETFRGANTRIIDVKGATILPGLVDSHTHVEGIGANLERVDLTSAKTEEQAVKLIAAHLTHVPKGEWIIGYGWDEGAWAGNYPDLKLLSERVPDHPVLMQSLHSFAVWGNRLAFENAGITSETESPQGGEILKDPGGNPAGILLNRATNLLTDAIPAPGLEQIKTRLRTGLNEMAKSGYVAVHEAGVRQEQMQILEDLYLHNELPIRVYAMLNAREEDLLKTWLKRRPFVPQDKMLIVRAVKAYYDGALGSRGARLLEDYSDTPGHRGVSGETYGFDQKLVAEMIQGGFQVGIHAIGDAGNRETLDFFERISADDPGAAARRHRIEHSQVIHPDDFQRFAKLGIIASMQPPHAVEDKAWAEDRLGPERIKGAYAWRTLRKAGVRLIFNSDLTGSDPNFFYGLHSAITRRSKDLQPPNGWFPEQALSTEEAVRAYTVWPAYAAFLEDETGTLAPGKWADISVLSIDPHNFDMANAHELFSGEVLFTIVGGEVVYEKDLTSSK